One Kribbella sp. NBC_00662 genomic region harbors:
- a CDS encoding type 1 glutamine amidotransferase domain-containing protein, translating to MSRIAFLVAAEGIERVELTEPWKAVKDAGHEPVLVSPDSGEVQTFDHLTAAEKLPVDAVVGDVAVDEFAALVLPGGVANPDALRRDGKAVAFVKDFVASGKPVAAICHAPWTLIEADVVRGRTLTSWPSLQTDLQNAGATWVDQEVATDQNLITSRNPDDLPAFSETLLKALG from the coding sequence AATCGAGCGGGTCGAATTGACGGAGCCGTGGAAGGCGGTCAAGGACGCCGGCCATGAACCGGTCCTGGTCAGTCCGGACAGCGGTGAGGTCCAGACGTTCGACCACCTGACGGCGGCCGAGAAGCTGCCGGTCGATGCCGTCGTCGGCGATGTGGCGGTGGACGAGTTCGCCGCTCTTGTCCTGCCCGGCGGCGTCGCGAACCCGGACGCGCTGCGCCGTGACGGCAAGGCCGTTGCCTTCGTCAAAGATTTCGTTGCCTCCGGCAAGCCAGTGGCCGCCATCTGCCATGCGCCCTGGACGCTGATCGAGGCCGACGTGGTTCGTGGACGCACGCTGACGTCGTGGCCCAGCCTGCAGACCGACCTACAGAATGCAGGGGCGACCTGGGTCGATCAGGAAGTCGCCACCGACCAGAACCTGATCACCAGCCGGAACCCGGACGACCTGCCGGCCTTCTCGGAGACCCTCCTCAAGGCACTCGGCTGA